One part of the Thermococcus sp. genome encodes these proteins:
- a CDS encoding GbsR/MarR family transcriptional regulator, translated as MTMKKEKQQNKKFIELVERLLERWGYNRTEGKIYAVLLMNGKPMTISELAKSTGLSRSSVSIALSNLTRDYLVTYRKEGKTKYFSAVPVFLEKFLKQPQEMLEREVLPLKKVVESLLESTESDEKRTTYEAILSDLSALECVLKRLIEFEERDELCFKKESS; from the coding sequence ATGACAATGAAAAAAGAAAAACAGCAGAACAAGAAATTCATTGAGCTCGTGGAAAGGCTACTTGAAAGGTGGGGATATAACAGGACGGAAGGAAAAATTTACGCCGTCCTGCTTATGAACGGCAAACCCATGACGATTTCGGAACTCGCAAAAAGCACGGGTCTCAGTAGGTCCTCAGTCTCGATAGCACTCTCCAACTTGACTAGAGATTATTTGGTTACTTACAGGAAAGAAGGTAAAACCAAGTATTTCTCGGCCGTTCCAGTTTTTCTGGAGAAGTTTCTCAAGCAACCTCAAGAGATGCTAGAACGGGAGGTTTTACCTCTTAAAAAAGTTGTAGAATCCCTGTTGGAATCAACTGAGAGCGATGAAAAAAGAACAACTTACGAGGCGATACTCTCAGACCTTTCGGCCCTTGAGTGCGTTCTCAAAAGATTGATAGAGTTTGAAGAAAGAGACGAGCTCTGTTTTAAGAAAGAGTCTTCCTGA
- a CDS encoding sulfite exporter TauE/SafE family protein, giving the protein MSYPELALIAFILSVVFSMGGIGSAMAIVPTMAWLGVPLMTAKPTGLFINTLSMLSATLKNLKHGKLDHRFGLPILLVATTMAPVGAYAGKIVPKVYVLWVFIAFLLYSGTMMIFFRPKRRPKDGNHIVEGSIIGGIAGFLGGLLGVGGGGIISPALIMLGYEPKKVAATTALVVFFSSLSGFLTYWGMGALNWELLLWVSVPAIAGGWLGTHLMHFKMSPDQVKKVIGVIMYLIALKMILKVL; this is encoded by the coding sequence ATGAGCTATCCAGAACTTGCATTGATAGCCTTCATCCTCAGCGTTGTCTTTTCCATGGGTGGCATTGGCAGTGCCATGGCGATAGTCCCCACGATGGCATGGTTAGGAGTTCCACTTATGACGGCCAAGCCAACTGGCCTCTTCATAAATACCCTCTCAATGCTCTCGGCGACGCTTAAGAACCTGAAACATGGTAAGCTCGACCACCGTTTTGGGCTTCCAATACTGCTCGTAGCCACCACCATGGCCCCGGTTGGTGCCTACGCCGGAAAGATAGTACCTAAAGTCTACGTCCTTTGGGTCTTCATAGCGTTCCTCCTCTACTCCGGAACGATGATGATTTTCTTCAGGCCGAAGAGACGGCCGAAGGATGGAAACCACATCGTTGAAGGTTCGATAATCGGTGGAATAGCCGGTTTCCTCGGTGGTCTCCTTGGAGTGGGCGGCGGGGGGATAATAAGCCCTGCTTTGATAATGCTCGGCTATGAACCCAAGAAGGTGGCCGCCACAACGGCTCTTGTTGTGTTCTTTTCTTCTTTGAGTGGCTTTCTAACTTATTGGGGCATGGGAGCCTTGAACTGGGAGCTTTTGCTATGGGTCTCTGTCCCAGCTATAGCCGGCGGCTGGCTTGGGACGCATTTGATGCACTTTAAAATGAGTCCAGACCAGGTGAAAAAGGTTATAGGGGTGATAATGTACCTGATAGCCCTGAAGATGATTTTAAAGGTTCTCTAA
- the tdt gene encoding tellurite-resistance/dicarboxylate transporter translates to MDFVKKFNPALFASVMGTGAVSIASYRYSQYWEPLKEIGIALTYLNIVLYVFLLLPWLLRWIIYTKNALDDLRHPAMGHFYGTSGAATIVLAAQFIVTLHNLKLAWYLWLWGLILTFIFAFWMSYEIFIAGEVDLKHLSPAWYIPPVALVIIPFGAVFMRTTAGYTNQIVVTVNYLGWGAGFFLYLVLYAVVTLRFIRHELMPPQMAPLIWMNLGPIGASITALFALVTNSTIPIPKEPFMVFAFFLWGLGFWWLVMATALTIHYVRNLHLPYSTSWWAFIFPIGAFTNSTLDLGEAFHLNLLNAFGFILLWPLLGLWLVTTIKMIKLRKTLS, encoded by the coding sequence ATGGATTTCGTGAAAAAGTTCAATCCGGCCCTATTCGCCAGTGTCATGGGGACTGGAGCGGTTAGCATAGCAAGTTACCGATACTCGCAGTACTGGGAACCTTTGAAGGAGATAGGAATAGCCTTAACTTACCTTAACATCGTGCTCTACGTCTTTCTGCTCCTCCCGTGGTTGCTCAGGTGGATAATTTACACGAAAAACGCCCTTGATGACCTCAGGCATCCTGCGATGGGACACTTCTACGGGACGAGTGGGGCGGCCACCATAGTCCTCGCTGCGCAGTTTATAGTCACACTCCACAACCTCAAGCTGGCGTGGTACCTCTGGCTCTGGGGCCTGATTCTAACGTTCATATTTGCCTTCTGGATGTCGTATGAGATTTTCATAGCTGGAGAAGTTGACTTAAAGCACCTTTCACCGGCCTGGTACATTCCACCGGTGGCCTTAGTGATAATCCCGTTTGGAGCGGTGTTCATGAGAACAACAGCGGGATACACCAACCAGATAGTTGTCACGGTAAATTACCTCGGATGGGGCGCCGGGTTCTTCCTGTACCTAGTGCTCTACGCCGTGGTCACGCTCCGCTTCATAAGACACGAGCTCATGCCGCCGCAGATGGCACCACTAATATGGATGAACTTGGGACCAATAGGAGCAAGCATAACGGCGCTCTTCGCCCTCGTAACGAACTCGACGATACCAATCCCGAAGGAACCCTTTATGGTCTTCGCTTTCTTCCTCTGGGGTTTGGGCTTTTGGTGGCTGGTCATGGCAACGGCATTAACCATCCATTACGTCAGGAACCTTCACCTGCCTTACAGCACCTCGTGGTGGGCGTTCATCTTTCCGATAGGAGCCTTCACGAACTCAACACTGGACTTGGGAGAAGCGTTCCATTTAAACCTCCTGAACGCCTTCGGGTTCATTTTGTTATGGCCACTTCTCGGACTGTGGCTGGTCACGACAATAAAGATGATAAAGCTCAGGAAGACTCTTTCTTAA
- a CDS encoding NifB/NifX family molybdenum-iron cluster-binding protein, with product MRIAIPAEDKKGLESNVSGHFGRAKYFVFVDIEDNEIKGHEVIEVPFKEHGPGDLPNFVKEHGGEVVLAYGMGRKAVSYFNELGITVVTGAYGPINDVVKAFIEQVLEVDPNWKEKIKQEKKHRENCEKQE from the coding sequence ATGAGAATTGCAATTCCCGCCGAAGATAAGAAAGGCCTTGAGAGCAACGTCAGTGGCCACTTCGGAAGGGCCAAATACTTTGTCTTTGTTGATATAGAGGACAACGAGATTAAGGGTCATGAGGTCATTGAGGTTCCCTTCAAGGAGCACGGGCCTGGAGACCTGCCAAACTTTGTGAAGGAGCACGGAGGAGAGGTTGTTTTAGCTTATGGTATGGGAAGAAAGGCTGTGAGCTACTTCAATGAACTCGGAATAACGGTCGTTACCGGTGCCTACGGCCCGATTAATGACGTCGTCAAGGCCTTCATCGAACAGGTTCTCGAAGTCGACCCCAACTGGAAGGAAAAAATAAAGCAGGAGAAAAAGCACAGGGAAAACTGCGAAAAGCAAGAATAA
- a CDS encoding ABC transporter ATP-binding protein, which translates to MLCLRNVEYEKNGRRILHSVNMTFRDGISYSILGPNGAGKSTIARILMGELKPIAGEVLLDGRDITGLAVTERARLGISMAWQEPARYEGLRVREYLTLGEKLKVREDEIREVLELVGLPYELYAGRMIDKTLSGGERKRIEIASLLLLKPRYAILDEPDSGLDITAGELIEELLHYFKKTGTTVILITHHEEIARKTDFAYFLCAGRLIKKGFSREVVEYYRKTCGRCLFVEGSP; encoded by the coding sequence ATGCTCTGCCTGAGAAACGTTGAGTACGAAAAAAACGGCCGGAGAATCCTTCATAGTGTTAACATGACATTCAGGGATGGCATAAGCTACTCGATACTCGGACCGAACGGTGCAGGAAAGTCAACGATAGCAAGGATTCTAATGGGCGAGCTGAAGCCCATTGCAGGGGAGGTTCTCCTCGATGGGAGGGACATAACGGGGCTTGCCGTTACCGAGAGAGCCAGACTGGGAATAAGCATGGCTTGGCAGGAGCCGGCTCGCTACGAGGGGTTAAGAGTTAGGGAGTACCTAACCTTGGGCGAAAAGCTGAAGGTTAGAGAAGACGAGATAAGAGAGGTACTTGAGCTTGTCGGCCTGCCGTATGAACTCTACGCGGGCAGGATGATAGACAAAACCCTCAGCGGCGGCGAGAGGAAAAGGATTGAGATAGCCTCTCTCCTTCTTTTGAAGCCTAGGTATGCTATTCTAGATGAGCCAGATTCTGGCCTCGACATAACCGCCGGCGAGCTTATTGAGGAGCTCTTACACTACTTTAAAAAGACAGGGACGACGGTTATTCTAATCACTCACCACGAAGAGATAGCCAGAAAGACTGATTTTGCGTACTTCCTCTGCGCTGGCAGGCTCATCAAGAAGGGCTTCTCGCGGGAGGTCGTTGAATATTATAGGAAGACCTGCGGAAGGTGTCTTTTCGTGGAGGGGTCACCATGA
- a CDS encoding ferredoxin family protein has translation MSNVDAPVIGKDALGRPVKDLSVIPWWGVERKKIEWYPKINYDHCAGCGICFVTCGRRVFDWDTKEGKPVVARPYNCMVGCSTCATLCPCNAIEFPPKEYIKKWVAKAKVTKKAFEIVSEITEKSTLKEEEVTTTPKTP, from the coding sequence ATGTCGAACGTGGATGCTCCCGTCATCGGGAAGGACGCCCTTGGGAGACCTGTCAAGGACCTGAGCGTTATCCCTTGGTGGGGCGTTGAAAGGAAGAAGATAGAGTGGTATCCCAAGATAAACTACGACCACTGCGCTGGTTGCGGCATATGCTTCGTCACCTGCGGAAGGCGCGTTTTCGACTGGGACACCAAAGAGGGGAAGCCAGTCGTAGCGAGGCCCTACAACTGTATGGTTGGTTGCTCAACCTGTGCAACCCTCTGCCCGTGCAACGCCATAGAGTTCCCGCCAAAGGAGTACATAAAGAAGTGGGTTGCCAAGGCCAAGGTTACAAAGAAAGCCTTTGAGATAGTGAGTGAGATAACAGAGAAGAGCACCCTAAAGGAGGAGGAAGTGACGACAACACCAAAAACCCCGTAG
- a CDS encoding universal stress protein: MFRKVLFPTDFSEGSEKAAKRFEKTNDVSVGEVILLHVIDEGTLEDLLNGYSLLYKDEEIELEEIKRKLKEKFMERLQAKVEDVKKAFKTDKVKPVVRFGFPWEEIVKVAEEEDVSLIILPTHGKLGFSKELIGSTAMRVLKKTYRPVLLIKPKCRCGDEE, encoded by the coding sequence ATGTTTAGAAAGGTGCTCTTTCCGACAGATTTTAGCGAGGGTTCAGAGAAGGCGGCAAAGCGGTTTGAAAAGACAAACGATGTTTCAGTAGGTGAGGTTATCCTCCTCCATGTTATAGATGAGGGAACACTTGAAGACCTTCTCAACGGTTACTCTCTCCTTTATAAGGACGAGGAAATCGAGCTGGAGGAGATAAAGAGGAAGCTCAAGGAAAAGTTCATGGAGAGACTCCAGGCGAAGGTAGAGGACGTGAAGAAGGCCTTCAAGACTGACAAAGTCAAGCCCGTCGTCCGCTTCGGCTTTCCGTGGGAGGAGATAGTTAAAGTTGCCGAGGAAGAGGATGTCTCCCTCATAATCCTGCCTACCCACGGGAAGCTCGGCTTCTCCAAGGAACTCATAGGCTCAACTGCAATGCGCGTGCTGAAGAAGACTTACCGCCCCGTTCTGCTCATAAAGCCAAAGTGCAGGTGTGGTGATGAGGAATGA
- a CDS encoding SufD family Fe-S cluster assembly protein: MTIKVDRVKEYEALLDIYEREGLDRSLFGDRIAAIIISGDRIIGLNNVPGVEIKGEEIKNGVRADVMIADGVELPFPIHLCTGYLKSEGYQRVEFNITIGKNSKVKLTSHCIFPYAKDFTHEAISKITVGENSSVLYDDEHIHGEGVRMRSKTEVEVKANGRYIGRFSLTKYRARELKLEMTAKLTDGAVAELTSKVKAVKDDSVEIREVLLLEGSYSRGDLKSTVIAFDNSRVNVVNEAYGLGDYAKGHVECHEIVKGNADVQTIPLLRVKNDKAELTHEASIGRINEAQLVQLMAKGLTEEEAAELIIKGLLGE; encoded by the coding sequence ATGACAATAAAGGTTGACCGCGTGAAGGAGTATGAGGCCCTGCTTGATATCTACGAGCGCGAGGGCCTTGACAGGTCGCTTTTTGGGGACAGGATAGCCGCGATAATTATAAGTGGGGACAGGATAATCGGCCTCAATAACGTTCCAGGGGTTGAGATAAAGGGTGAGGAAATAAAGAACGGCGTGAGAGCTGACGTTATGATAGCCGATGGGGTAGAGCTTCCCTTTCCAATCCACCTTTGTACAGGCTACCTCAAGAGTGAGGGCTATCAGCGCGTCGAGTTCAACATAACCATCGGAAAGAACTCGAAGGTGAAGTTAACTTCTCATTGTATCTTTCCTTACGCGAAGGACTTTACTCACGAGGCAATATCGAAGATAACAGTCGGCGAGAACTCAAGCGTTCTATACGACGACGAGCACATACACGGTGAGGGTGTCAGGATGAGAAGCAAGACCGAAGTGGAAGTTAAGGCCAATGGTCGTTACATTGGCAGGTTTAGTCTCACAAAGTACCGCGCGAGGGAGCTTAAGCTTGAGATGACCGCGAAGCTCACCGATGGGGCCGTCGCTGAGCTGACATCAAAGGTCAAGGCAGTGAAAGACGACTCGGTCGAGATAAGGGAAGTCCTCCTGCTGGAAGGTTCCTACTCCAGGGGTGACCTGAAGAGCACCGTTATAGCGTTTGACAACTCAAGGGTCAACGTCGTTAACGAAGCGTATGGCCTGGGAGACTACGCGAAGGGTCATGTCGAGTGCCATGAAATAGTTAAGGGAAATGCTGACGTCCAAACTATTCCACTGCTGAGGGTAAAGAACGATAAAGCAGAACTCACGCACGAGGCCTCGATAGGCAGGATAAACGAAGCCCAGCTGGTTCAGCTCATGGCGAAGGGACTAACGGAAGAGGAAGCGGCGGAGCTGATTATAAAGGGACTTTTAGGGGAGTAA